In Aquimarina spinulae, a single window of DNA contains:
- a CDS encoding glucosaminidase domain-containing protein has protein sequence MRKFIVLLCVAMVIISCGGSKKVTSSRPSKPKPKPTVITKVEQGPKKIIVEEHTTRKPLPVLSYKDKVQRYIHEFSGIAKSEMKTYGIPASITLAQGILESGAGYGDLTQRAKNHFGIKCHDWEGDRVYHDDDRSQECFRKYNRASESFRDHSLFLKDRKRYSRLFTFSQKDYKSWARGLREAGYATDKKYPQKLIAIIERYDLDKFDDEVLGKKPRRKDEKNKAVAVITSISNKDGYTVKKGDTLYSISRKYKISVEELRAFNNLVNNNIKVGQVLKVAAADEEEEDFN, from the coding sequence ATGAGGAAATTTATAGTATTGTTATGTGTTGCTATGGTTATCATTTCTTGTGGAGGGAGCAAAAAAGTAACATCTTCAAGACCATCTAAACCAAAGCCAAAACCGACGGTTATAACCAAGGTTGAGCAGGGCCCTAAAAAAATAATAGTAGAAGAACATACAACTAGAAAACCACTTCCTGTACTGTCATATAAAGATAAAGTGCAACGCTATATCCATGAGTTCTCGGGTATCGCTAAAAGTGAAATGAAAACTTACGGGATCCCGGCCAGTATCACATTAGCACAAGGAATATTGGAGTCTGGAGCCGGATATGGAGATCTTACCCAAAGAGCAAAAAACCATTTTGGGATTAAATGTCATGATTGGGAAGGAGATCGGGTATATCATGATGATGATCGTTCTCAGGAATGTTTTAGAAAATATAATCGGGCAAGTGAATCATTTAGAGATCATTCTTTATTCTTAAAAGATAGAAAACGATATTCCAGACTATTTACATTTAGCCAAAAAGACTATAAATCTTGGGCACGTGGACTACGTGAAGCAGGTTATGCTACCGATAAGAAATATCCTCAAAAACTTATTGCTATTATTGAACGTTATGATTTGGATAAGTTTGATGATGAGGTATTGGGTAAAAAACCGCGAAGAAAAGACGAAAAAAATAAAGCTGTTGCAGTTATAACTTCCATTTCTAATAAGGATGGCTATACTGTAAAAAAAGGAGACACTCTATATTCGATTTCCAGAAAGTATAAGATTTCTGTAGAGGAACTCAGAGCATTTAATAATCTGGTCAATAATAATATCAAGGTCGGGCAAGTTCTTAAAGTAGCAGCTGCCGACGAAGAGGAAGAAGATTTTAATTAA
- a CDS encoding SusD/RagB family nutrient-binding outer membrane lipoprotein, whose product MKTIYKLIVSCIVITMFSCEDYLDVNENPNQLVEVPSGDLLLKGTLLANAQVQQGQLARTSMYYSGGLIGLNLVQQTLYNYDYTPGDSDAVWELIYNGILVQNKEIRRISPNLDLLQGIIDVNEALAIGTGTSLFGDIPYSNAVPDNASLESPDPTIDLQPDIYSNLQTLLDGAISKINNATTNVGSEDIYFSGNGASWVAAAYTLKARYYLQTKQYNLALNNVVNGINSASGTMAYKPIGTVDSNSNILFNFVNSSRAGDMTGDNAFYRDLIDPANASGRNNAKTDETARRNYSYVSGDGNQDDGIDGPSTPMKLVSYEENLLIWAECILRVNNDNQGAIDKLNELRTYLDSGNAFNLIDAADTFNYDPYVLADFQAGGIENTDNIAVDRAILREIIEERYVTGFSTYMPFNDARRLLKSDSDVIVPFPLNNTTTTINPQRFLYPQDELDSNENIPRPIPDLFTPTAVNQ is encoded by the coding sequence ATGAAAACTATATATAAACTAATAGTATCCTGTATCGTAATTACGATGTTCTCCTGCGAAGATTATCTGGATGTTAACGAAAATCCAAATCAGCTGGTCGAAGTCCCATCTGGAGATCTTCTATTAAAAGGAACACTCTTGGCCAATGCACAGGTACAACAAGGACAACTGGCCAGAACATCTATGTATTATTCTGGTGGACTTATCGGGCTAAATCTGGTACAACAAACGCTCTATAATTATGATTATACTCCAGGTGATTCTGATGCCGTCTGGGAATTGATATACAACGGAATATTAGTTCAAAACAAGGAAATTAGAAGAATTTCTCCTAACCTAGATTTATTACAAGGGATCATCGATGTTAATGAGGCACTAGCTATTGGTACAGGAACATCTCTTTTTGGAGATATCCCCTACTCTAATGCAGTACCTGATAATGCTAGTTTAGAATCTCCTGATCCTACAATAGACCTGCAACCCGACATCTATAGTAATTTGCAAACTTTACTAGATGGAGCTATATCCAAAATAAATAATGCTACCACTAATGTAGGTAGTGAAGATATTTATTTTTCTGGGAATGGAGCTTCCTGGGTTGCCGCTGCATACACTCTTAAAGCCCGATATTATTTACAAACCAAACAGTACAATTTGGCATTAAACAATGTAGTAAATGGTATTAACAGTGCATCTGGAACAATGGCTTATAAACCTATTGGTACTGTCGACTCCAACAGTAATATTCTTTTTAATTTTGTAAACAGTAGTCGTGCAGGTGACATGACCGGCGATAATGCCTTTTACCGAGACCTTATAGATCCTGCTAATGCTTCTGGCAGAAATAATGCCAAGACAGATGAAACTGCACGCAGAAACTATTCTTACGTTAGCGGAGATGGAAATCAGGATGATGGTATCGATGGACCATCTACTCCTATGAAATTAGTAAGCTACGAAGAAAACCTATTGATTTGGGCAGAATGTATATTGCGTGTAAATAATGATAATCAGGGCGCCATTGATAAACTTAATGAACTAAGAACTTATCTGGATTCTGGAAATGCATTTAATCTTATCGATGCAGCAGATACATTTAATTATGATCCGTATGTCCTTGCAGATTTTCAAGCAGGAGGAATTGAAAACACAGATAATATAGCAGTAGATAGAGCTATCTTAAGAGAGATTATCGAAGAACGTTACGTGACAGGGTTTAGCACCTATATGCCATTTAATGATGCCCGAAGATTACTCAAATCCGATAGTGATGTTATTGTCCCTTTTCCATTAAACAATACCACCACTACAATCAATCCACAACGATTTTTATATCCACAGGATGAATTAGATAGTAATGAAAATATCCCCCGACCCATTCCCGATTTATTTACTCCTACTGCAGTAAATCAATAA
- the hemL gene encoding glutamate-1-semialdehyde 2,1-aminomutase, which translates to MIYKRSSALFTAAQKVIPGGVNSPVRAFKAVGGDPIFVTEAKGAYLYDEDGNRLIDYINSWGPMILGHAHPPVVNAVIDKAKKGTSFGMPTEIETQIAELAVSMVPNIDKIRFVNSGTEACMSAVRLARGYTNKDKIIKFAGCYHGHSDSFLIQAGSGAVTFGSPNSPGVTKGTAQDTLLARYNDLDHVEDIIMSNQGEIACIIIEPIAGNMGCIPPVKGFLEGLRSLCDTHGILLIFDEVMTGFRLAKGGAQELTGVDADIVTFGKVIGGGLPVGAFAARAEIMNHLAPLGPVYQAGTLSGNPLAMAAGLAMLNELNNNPKIFKSLASKTEYLHHGIANALDEHNITYTINRIGSMISVHFAEDTVVDFDTAAKGNNDTFKKFFHGMLDNGVYIAPSAFETWFITEALTYEDLDETIAIVQKVAKTL; encoded by the coding sequence ATGATCTATAAAAGAAGTAGCGCATTATTTACAGCAGCGCAAAAAGTAATCCCGGGAGGGGTTAATTCACCAGTACGAGCCTTCAAAGCTGTAGGAGGAGATCCCATATTTGTTACAGAGGCCAAAGGAGCATATTTGTACGACGAAGATGGTAACCGATTGATAGATTATATCAACTCATGGGGACCGATGATTTTGGGGCATGCGCATCCACCAGTGGTAAATGCGGTTATTGATAAAGCTAAAAAAGGAACCAGTTTTGGAATGCCAACAGAAATCGAAACTCAAATTGCAGAACTTGCAGTTTCTATGGTACCTAATATCGATAAAATTCGATTTGTGAATTCTGGTACCGAAGCCTGTATGAGTGCTGTACGATTGGCTCGTGGATATACAAACAAAGATAAGATTATCAAATTTGCAGGATGTTATCATGGGCATAGTGATTCTTTCCTGATTCAGGCAGGGAGTGGTGCAGTTACTTTTGGAAGCCCCAATAGCCCGGGAGTAACCAAAGGAACGGCACAAGATACTTTATTGGCAAGATATAATGATTTGGATCATGTAGAAGATATTATCATGTCTAATCAAGGAGAGATTGCTTGCATTATTATAGAACCTATTGCCGGAAACATGGGATGTATCCCACCAGTAAAAGGATTTTTAGAAGGACTTAGATCTCTATGTGATACCCATGGTATATTATTGATTTTTGATGAAGTAATGACCGGTTTTAGATTAGCAAAAGGAGGAGCTCAAGAGCTTACAGGCGTAGATGCCGATATTGTTACTTTTGGTAAAGTAATTGGAGGAGGATTACCGGTTGGTGCTTTTGCCGCACGTGCCGAAATTATGAATCATTTAGCACCGCTTGGACCTGTATATCAGGCAGGAACCTTAAGTGGTAATCCGTTGGCGATGGCTGCAGGATTAGCCATGCTCAACGAATTAAATAACAACCCAAAGATTTTTAAAAGCCTTGCCAGTAAGACCGAATACTTGCATCATGGAATTGCTAATGCTCTGGATGAGCATAATATTACTTATACGATTAATAGAATTGGTTCTATGATCTCGGTTCATTTTGCTGAAGATACCGTAGTAGATTTTGATACTGCGGCAAAGGGCAATAACGATACTTTTAAAAAGTTTTTTCACGGAATGCTAGACAACGGTGTTTATATTGCGCCAAGTGCTTTTGAAACCTGGTTTATAACCGAAGCACTTACTTATGAAGACCTGGATGAAACTATTGCTATAGTACAAAAAGTCGCTAAAACACTTTAG
- a CDS encoding penicillin-binding protein activator LpoB: MRKLIAAIAVLLVISLTSSCARKITRVAPDTQIDISGRWNDTDSRFAAEELTQEVLTGNWITDHTQEKGKKPVVIVGLIRNKSHEHIESETFIKDIEKAFIQRQKVRVVQGGKMREELRAERADQQDNSSISTVKKFGLETGADYMLQGNINSIVDAHKRNKVVYYQIDLELTNIQTNEKVWIGDKKIKKFVKN; this comes from the coding sequence ATGAGAAAATTAATCGCTGCTATAGCAGTATTACTGGTAATATCTTTAACTTCTTCATGCGCAAGAAAAATTACACGTGTAGCTCCGGATACACAAATTGATATTAGCGGACGATGGAACGATACTGATTCACGCTTTGCAGCAGAAGAACTAACGCAAGAAGTACTTACAGGAAATTGGATAACCGATCACACTCAGGAAAAAGGCAAAAAACCGGTGGTTATAGTTGGTTTGATACGCAACAAATCACACGAGCACATAGAAAGCGAAACCTTTATTAAAGATATAGAAAAAGCTTTTATTCAACGACAAAAAGTTAGAGTAGTACAAGGTGGTAAAATGCGCGAAGAACTAAGAGCAGAACGTGCCGATCAACAAGACAATTCCTCGATATCTACAGTCAAAAAATTTGGATTAGAAACAGGGGCAGATTATATGCTTCAAGGCAATATTAATTCTATAGTTGATGCCCATAAAAGAAACAAAGTAGTATATTATCAAATCGACCTGGAGTTAACCAATATTCAAACCAATGAAAAAGTATGGATTGGAGATAAAAAAATAAAAAAGTTTGTAAAAAACTAA
- a CDS encoding COG3014 family protein, protein MIFRIVLLCCFSIVLSNCGSYHTKSTLFQSKVQQGDMEGAMEVIEENKFLGKPRNHLLYLLEKGKLAYLAGNYTLSNELLNEADVFIESNKRAIGNQVLGILLNPEKETYKGEDFEKVAIHYYKALNYIFLNQYDEAIVEAKRISLQLQKINESYPPEKKNRYSDDAFAHILQGLLYEASGDNNNAFIAYRNAVDLYLENQGTYIGVNIPEQLCQDMFHTASAMGFIDEIERYENLLNTTYIPKKNTEGGEAIIFWENGLAPYKDETFYTFTILPGNEIGFLTIINEDLSLNLPLPIPTGGDNNSDFSDLDIFNVAYPKYVSQQSLYNNAEIQVDSLSYPFQLTQDYEEIAFKTLKDRTFREIGKIALRLGTKKVSEYIVKNQNNDLGALLGVFNALTEGADTRNWQSLPNKIFYTRIPLKKGENSLTVKLRTHQGELTSKNIQIQGTGGIQFEKITTPRISLPSQ, encoded by the coding sequence ATGATCTTTCGCATTGTACTATTGTGTTGTTTTTCAATAGTACTTAGTAACTGTGGCAGTTATCATACCAAGAGCACACTTTTTCAATCCAAGGTACAACAGGGAGATATGGAAGGTGCCATGGAGGTGATCGAAGAAAATAAGTTTTTAGGAAAACCCAGAAATCATCTTCTATATTTATTAGAAAAAGGGAAATTGGCATACCTGGCAGGTAATTATACCTTAAGTAATGAGCTTTTAAACGAAGCAGATGTATTTATAGAATCTAATAAAAGAGCTATAGGAAATCAAGTTCTGGGTATTCTTTTAAACCCCGAAAAAGAAACATATAAAGGAGAAGATTTTGAAAAAGTTGCAATACACTATTACAAAGCGCTTAATTATATATTTTTAAACCAATATGATGAAGCTATTGTTGAAGCAAAACGCATCTCATTACAACTACAAAAAATAAATGAAAGTTATCCTCCCGAGAAAAAAAACAGGTATAGTGATGATGCATTTGCTCATATATTGCAAGGTCTATTATACGAAGCCTCGGGAGATAATAACAATGCGTTTATTGCATATCGTAATGCTGTAGATTTATATCTAGAAAATCAAGGTACTTATATAGGAGTTAATATCCCTGAACAACTATGCCAGGATATGTTTCATACAGCAAGTGCTATGGGATTTATCGATGAAATAGAACGTTATGAAAATCTATTAAACACTACCTATATTCCTAAAAAAAATACTGAAGGTGGAGAAGCAATTATTTTTTGGGAAAACGGACTAGCTCCTTACAAGGATGAAACCTTTTATACGTTTACCATCCTACCGGGTAACGAAATCGGGTTTCTAACCATTATCAACGAAGATCTCTCTTTAAATTTACCATTACCGATACCAACCGGAGGAGATAATAATTCCGATTTTTCTGACCTTGATATTTTTAATGTTGCATATCCAAAATATGTGAGTCAGCAATCCTTATATAATAATGCAGAGATACAAGTGGATAGTCTATCATATCCGTTTCAACTAACACAAGATTATGAAGAAATTGCTTTTAAAACTTTAAAAGACAGAACATTTAGAGAGATCGGAAAAATTGCTTTGCGACTAGGAACAAAGAAAGTTTCAGAATACATAGTAAAAAATCAAAACAACGATTTAGGAGCTTTATTAGGGGTATTTAATGCATTAACAGAAGGTGCCGATACTCGTAATTGGCAAAGTTTACCTAACAAAATATTTTATACCCGAATCCCTTTAAAGAAAGGAGAAAATAGCTTGACCGTTAAATTACGTACACATCAAGGGGAATTAACTTCTAAAAATATTCAGATACAGGGAACCGGAGGAATTCAATTTGAAAAAATCACAACTCCAAGAATTTCTCTTCCCAGTCAATAA
- a CDS encoding SusC/RagA family TonB-linked outer membrane protein, with amino-acid sequence MRKQLLILMCAVLLSSIGYSQTTITGTVRDIAGPLPGATILVQGTRTGTTTDFDGKYTIDANSDQTLVFSYLGYVTKEIPIANQTAIDVILQEDAEALGEVIVTSLGFVEKRDKLSSTYSKIDADKLVQPVENKIIDGIAGKAAGVSINATSGDPGAGSNIQIRGTSSLGGSSQPLIIVDGVPLNNDTLEGSGSGDTSAGVSQQSRLNDLNPDDIESFQVFKGASAGALYGTRALNGVIVITTKKGKKGKMRVTFSSGVSIDEVSYKHPLQRSFGQGTNGNYSPTSAFSWGDRISNRSGAPDDVDTTGEFFESLVTNTTIYPITQKNRTDQYVDSNFDKVFGTGVTLDNRFTLSTGSEKGTYFLSGGHVDQDGTIKNSYYKKTNFTLSTSQNFTDRLTANIKGNYIHTSSNRIQQGSNTAGLYLGLLRTSPDFDITDYKGDYNNGSGTIVQSRHRSYRRYLGNSDNVIYNNPLWTINEQGSTAKVNRFIGTAELKYQWNNNINSILRGGADFYSDNRVYFFPYYTASSARRFGLLNDETINNEEYTMDILTSFRYALTEQLNTNVIIGYGINDRRRKRDFIEADNFIANFRKPLDPVEISAKENISSEITRTSRRNIRFYGTANFDYADQLFLTLGGAYEKHSVLPKSDNAFFYPSAELGWTFSRLINGFDPLSFGKLRLAFGQVGNVPLAHREETVFEVGSFSTFSDTIALEDFGGGFQFDERLGNPNLKPEIKTEYEVGLDLRFFKNRFSLSTTYYKNETKDVLLNIAIPPTLGFSEIYGNGATIENEGFEAELKYDFIKNRDWKASAAINFSTNKNLVSKIEGGGVVSFTPGSSIQSVAIEGEPLGVLYTQGAQRNADGSLVLDANGFPIVDTSGNKVVGDPNPDWLGGLQLSVSYKDLSISALFDTSQGNDMAQRTRFITSYFGTHGDVGNTITLNEDLVNFNGDVVPAGTSVRANIGNFGNGNVLLDESYYRNLYGFGDGKLNEFAVGDASWTRFRELSLSYQLNSQGLQKTTGLSSIEFTASGRNLVIWTDVVGIDPDINQFGVGRGKGLDYFSNPGVRTYAFSIKFNY; translated from the coding sequence ATGAGAAAACAACTCTTAATTTTAATGTGTGCAGTACTGCTATCAAGTATTGGTTATAGCCAAACTACAATAACAGGTACTGTACGGGACATAGCAGGTCCCTTACCTGGGGCAACAATTCTAGTACAGGGAACTAGAACTGGAACGACAACAGATTTTGACGGTAAATATACTATCGATGCAAACTCTGATCAAACATTAGTCTTTTCGTATTTGGGATATGTCACAAAAGAAATACCAATTGCTAATCAAACTGCAATCGATGTTATCTTACAGGAAGATGCCGAAGCCTTAGGCGAGGTTATTGTAACCTCTTTAGGATTTGTAGAAAAAAGAGATAAACTGTCTTCTACTTATTCTAAAATCGATGCAGACAAACTAGTACAGCCTGTAGAGAATAAGATCATTGACGGTATAGCTGGTAAAGCCGCTGGTGTAAGTATCAATGCCACTTCTGGAGATCCCGGAGCTGGTTCTAATATTCAAATTAGAGGAACCAGTTCTCTGGGAGGCTCTAGTCAACCTCTAATTATTGTAGATGGGGTACCTTTAAACAATGATACATTAGAAGGCTCTGGTAGTGGAGATACTTCTGCAGGAGTATCGCAGCAATCCAGGCTTAATGACCTTAATCCCGATGACATCGAATCTTTTCAGGTATTTAAAGGAGCTTCTGCAGGAGCATTGTATGGAACAAGAGCGCTTAACGGAGTAATTGTAATCACCACCAAAAAAGGTAAAAAAGGTAAAATGAGAGTTACCTTCTCGTCTGGTGTTTCTATCGATGAAGTCTCGTACAAGCATCCATTACAACGATCTTTCGGGCAAGGTACTAACGGTAACTATAGCCCAACATCTGCCTTCTCTTGGGGAGATAGAATCTCTAACAGAAGCGGAGCTCCAGATGATGTAGATACTACAGGAGAATTTTTTGAATCTTTGGTAACCAATACTACTATCTATCCGATTACTCAAAAAAATAGAACAGATCAGTATGTAGATAGTAATTTTGATAAAGTATTTGGTACCGGGGTCACACTTGATAATCGTTTCACCTTAAGTACCGGGAGTGAAAAAGGCACTTATTTCTTAAGTGGAGGTCACGTAGATCAAGACGGAACAATTAAAAATAGTTATTATAAGAAAACTAATTTCACCTTATCTACTTCTCAGAATTTTACAGATAGACTTACTGCTAATATCAAAGGAAATTACATACACACCAGCTCTAACAGAATTCAGCAAGGTTCTAATACCGCAGGGTTATACCTGGGATTACTGCGTACATCTCCAGATTTTGATATTACAGATTATAAAGGAGATTATAATAATGGCTCTGGGACTATCGTACAATCACGTCATCGTTCTTATCGAAGATATCTTGGAAATAGTGATAATGTAATTTATAATAATCCTCTCTGGACAATCAATGAACAAGGAAGTACTGCCAAAGTAAATCGTTTTATTGGTACAGCAGAATTAAAATACCAATGGAACAATAATATCAACTCTATCCTTAGAGGAGGTGCAGATTTTTATTCTGATAACAGGGTATATTTCTTTCCATACTACACTGCAAGTTCTGCTCGAAGGTTTGGTTTACTTAATGACGAAACCATAAATAATGAAGAGTATACGATGGATATATTAACATCTTTTCGATATGCATTAACAGAACAACTAAACACTAATGTAATCATAGGATATGGTATTAATGACAGAAGAAGAAAACGAGATTTTATTGAAGCAGATAACTTCATTGCCAATTTTAGAAAACCATTAGATCCTGTAGAGATCTCGGCAAAAGAAAATATTTCCTCAGAGATTACCAGAACCTCGAGAAGGAATATCCGCTTCTATGGTACTGCCAATTTTGATTATGCCGATCAATTATTTTTAACCCTAGGAGGAGCGTATGAAAAACATTCTGTACTCCCAAAAAGTGATAATGCTTTCTTTTACCCAAGCGCAGAATTAGGATGGACTTTTAGTAGATTAATCAATGGTTTTGATCCTTTATCCTTTGGTAAACTTAGACTTGCTTTTGGCCAGGTAGGTAATGTTCCTCTAGCACATAGAGAAGAGACTGTTTTTGAAGTAGGGTCTTTTTCTACTTTTTCTGATACGATCGCACTCGAAGATTTTGGAGGAGGGTTTCAATTCGACGAACGACTTGGGAATCCAAACCTAAAACCAGAAATAAAAACAGAATATGAAGTTGGATTAGATCTTCGTTTCTTTAAAAATAGGTTTTCATTATCGACTACCTATTACAAAAACGAAACTAAAGATGTATTACTCAATATAGCAATACCTCCAACATTAGGGTTTTCTGAAATTTATGGAAATGGAGCTACTATAGAAAATGAAGGGTTTGAAGCCGAATTGAAATATGATTTTATAAAAAACAGAGATTGGAAAGCTAGTGCTGCCATAAATTTTAGCACCAATAAAAATCTGGTTTCTAAGATCGAAGGAGGAGGAGTGGTTAGCTTTACCCCTGGTAGTTCTATCCAATCTGTAGCTATAGAAGGAGAACCACTAGGAGTTTTGTATACCCAAGGTGCTCAACGTAATGCTGATGGAAGCCTGGTATTAGATGCCAATGGTTTTCCCATAGTAGATACTAGTGGTAACAAAGTGGTAGGAGATCCTAATCCAGATTGGTTAGGAGGTTTACAATTAAGTGTATCGTATAAAGATCTATCGATATCGGCATTGTTTGATACCAGTCAAGGTAATGATATGGCTCAAAGAACTCGTTTCATCACTTCATACTTCGGTACCCACGGAGATGTAGGAAACACTATTACTTTAAATGAAGATTTGGTGAATTTTAATGGAGATGTGGTACCAGCGGGCACAAGCGTAAGAGCTAATATAGGAAACTTCGGAAATGGAAATGTATTACTAGATGAGAGTTATTATAGAAACCTATATGGTTTTGGAGATGGTAAATTAAATGAATTTGCTGTTGGAGATGCTAGCTGGACAAGGTTTAGAGAACTTTCATTATCCTACCAGCTTAATTCTCAAGGGCTACAAAAAACAACAGGATTAAGCTCAATTGAATTTACAGCCTCTGGAAGAAACCTGGTTATCTGGACCGATGTAGTTGGTATAGATCCCGACATAAATCAATTTGGTGTCGGCAGAGGAAAAGGATTGGATTATTTTTCGAATCCAGGAGTGAGAACCTATGCTTTTAGTATTAAGTTTAATTATTAA